attgattggccaggctcgtgaccaTAGACAGTAACTATgactcgtgactcccaacaaatcagacggacgatgggcggggcttagtctaggccacagagcagtgcgctctgactgaggtggctggatcagtgccagatcgcgcatttcaaaataaaatggttttatcggcaaatcggttttgaaaatggccgatgccgataacaataaaaatgcttaatatcggcgccgataatcggccacgccgataatcggtcgacccctagtaATATTGCGTCCTCATCACAGGCTTTGCGATCAGCAAAATCGCAACGTCTCAAAACGCGATtgcgattcgatttcgattaatcgcacagccctaatacaGGACACTATGAGTATTCTAAAATTTGATGCAGAGTTGTACAATACCTTGCATTGTGTTTGAAGCTGAGCaacatttacatcatttattaacatttacattttaaaaagacaagttactgttttAGTCTAACTGAAATCAAACCTGTATAATGCATGTGAAGAACTTGTTTGTGATCTCTTTCCCATATTTCtctaattaaaaacaaagtttcactttttcCGTTAGTCAAATGATTCAGTTGATGATTCTTACCTGAGGCAGAAGCCACTGTTTCATTGGGGCTGTCTCCCCCGCTGTTTCCTCCCCCCAGCAGCATGGAGGACAGTGGTGGCTGGCCCCTCTTCAGTAGCACTTTATGGTCCTGCTGGCAACGGAATCGAGGGGGCACTTCACGGGGCATGTAGCGCTGAGAATTCTGTGTGCCGGGTGAGGGCGTTCCGTTGGCCACCGCCGGCCGCTTAGCATTGTTCCCACCCTGAGGGAGGGCGCCAGCAGCCGGGGTGGCAGCGGATGGGGTTGAAGAGGGGACGGGGCCAGGGCTGGGGGAAGCTGAGTTGGGGGTGGCAGGAGACTGTGCAGATGGAGGCTTGGTCAATTCTGGCACTGTGTAGTGGAAAATTTAGGAGCAAATGAGAGCAGAACTGCAGAAAAGCTACATTCAggtaaaagaaagaataaatagaTTACGCACATTAACACACCTTTTCATGTGCCTGTCAACACAATGACACACTATCTTTGTAACTTTCAGGATATCAGTAGGGCTGAATTTATTCCTCGAGTCCCTTAAgtaacttgattaaaaaaaataataattgaggCAAACAATTTGCCTCGAGGCTTCGTTTAGTCCATTTACTGTAACTATACATGGAACACTGGGTTCTCCCCGGACCATTATCACTGACGCACAAACCGATAAATGCTGGACATATTTAAGACCGCACATCAATATATGGTGGCTAATTATGATGTCCCTAAGTTAACATTAGCTATGTTTTGTGAAAGAATAAGCGCCATTCATGTTGTTTCATTCTCtctctagggctgggcgatatagcgaacgatatgatcatgcacatcttgtcagtaaagccggtgattaccgctaaattgccatcacctgctttcaaatggagcggcatttaatagacagagccgtagatcactgacaagctacacgaTATCGTGTttattatcgcagatgaatcaccttcgataatgaacgtgatattgcgtagcttgtgcaggtgatggcgatttagcggtaatcagggaaccgacTTTACCGATGAAATGCGCATGActatcgcatgcgatatatcgcccagccctatctCTCtctatgaaacacacacagacaaactgcCCATACAGTTATgcataaaaataccacaaaaatttgttaattttaaaaaaaggagtGCCAGTTTTCACCTattcagcatgattacaaatgttgtATTGTGTTTATGTTAGTGTTTattaaacaagaagttaatattaagagacttacgttttagacaccgtACTACCTGTTTTTGTTCTATGTCGCCACCAAAAAATAATTCTAACCACAGCCACAgtactgttttgcgtctctgagcaacatgactgtgtttcattcctaaatgaatcaaccgtttaaatgattgagttcaatcgcaatgaatcacttattaacagtgacttgctgccacctactggtggttttaatttcacatttaaagcatcttttaattttttaagtaactgtaaatatcagtattcaatgttttaggtttaaaataacaaaacagtgtATAAATAAGCCTTCATCTAAATgcctcttcagatgcagcttctgtgtttcctctgcattgtaGGACTAGCCCAAATatcattttttgagcttcgaagctccGGTATATTCAAAGCTTCATaaggagggggctgaacatattctactctcaacaccgtgtctacaccagatgccAGCACTGCGACAAAATACTACAGAACCTATAATGCTGTCTACCATGGATGCTGCGCAGCGTGGTGCAACAAATTATGGGCTTATATGCTTcgagaacggacactgcactagtgatacaaaaacacacaggtctTTTTAGAGGAATagttttaatatagacaaattattattaggctgggctactgtacgttTTATTATGACTGCCATAtttgcaagtattttccaagcaaattaagtgcacgtttttatcaaGTGCAAAATAACATGCCGGATAAAAGGAGCTCGTTtcttttacaccaacaatatactataggcgtactacCTACAGAACTGGGGTGATTTTTTAAACTAGATGtcctgttgtggtaggccagtttcaaatcatATCTGGCACagtgcctttgtcttgtcctcactcaatttaaagtgctcccacacagctaaggtcttcagcatttttgtctttccttccagatgaactgaatcattacGTTCACTCgtgggcgattcatattcaagcgtGAATGAAAACCGTTTCACGGCGGATGCCAGgtgtttgaaaaaagaaaaaaaagaaaaaaaaagaaaaaattgacaatcgaatgccaacccaccgaatgAATAGtcgaataatcaaatattctggtccagccctactGCATTGTAAAGATGAactttgttgatactgatttcatttgtttggtaacagccctgatgtcttattattctaaccgactgattaaaatgtaagaatttgactcaaatgatgcacacttttacaaaataatggctttataaaggtaaaaaagcccataaaatgtaaaaatctatttaaacttactggaaaataattgatttctatcactgctgtgaactgaccagcACAAAGAATATGAAGGATatcaaaaacaagttttacacacacacacacacacacacacacacacacaagtacataGAGAAACATTTAAGAGGGTTTATTCTCCAAATAACTCTAATTTCATGTTGCAGAAAAACGTGTTTAGAAATTGTGTATGGACTCTTGTTCTTGTTCCAAGGCACCTTCCTGTCCAATGATTTTTGCCTCTTACAAAAGCCACAAAGCCTTCCAATAAGACAGCAAAGGCTTCTGTCATGTTTGAGCTTTGATTAGGCTGAAACTTGAAAGTTAAGTTGCACGACATAAATGCAATATTTaggtattgttattatttattatcagttttgattTATGCCTTAGCTTTAGTTTGTAAAGGTTTTGCTtaccttttttaaagtaatgtgaaatttatttttatatttcttgttgTATGCCTTAGTTTTAGACTGTAATGATTaccttttttaaatgtgaaatttatttttgtatttttatttattttattttttatttatattttattgatatttgtattttgaatgtaatttggcaattaaatgcattaaatgggtatagtttttacagttattaatgtatgcaatttcagcaataaacattttcatttttctataaAGAAAACGAATTAAGAGacctattttattttctcttgtatATTTAGTATTgctctttaataaagaaaaattacttCTTATTCGATTACTCAATTAATCGATGGAATAATTGCTAGAATACTCGATTATTGAAATAATCGATAGCTACAGCCCTAGATATCAGCAGATAGTACAAAAAGGAAAGAcgaaaaacacaattaaaaatgcaaaaactattataaaacacTTCACAAGACAACAGATTGtagttacctttatttttttgctctgcaacctgaaacaaggaaaaaaataGTCAGTATGGATATTTAAAATTACTCAAAGTACAGAATAATGTTTGCTAGGACAATGCCTGAGTTTTATTCCCCCATAGATTTGTGCCATGCATGActtgttcccgtcgcttcatataacccagattgcacatccgATGGCAGATGGAGTTTTCAGACGACGACTTTgataccttttatgaaccttgacactcttatttacttggtagtctatggaacagtcacaggcctcccggttttcatccaaaatatcttaaattgtgtaccaaggatgaactgagcttttacgggtttggaacgacatgggggtaagtgattaatgacaattttcattttagggtggagtatccctttaaggaaactTGTCTCGTCTCCCGAGGCCACAGGAGGGCACAATGAGTAAAATAATGCAGtgcatttaaattgtaaacataAGGAAGTAACTCTATAAATACCGTGCATTACGtctaaattaattcataaaaatcaaaaataatttcataaattgcatAAACTATGAACATaacagcatcatgtatttatgcattgcttAATACAAACCGAATCGCCCATCACAcagattgcatttaaaaaactTACAAGACGCAGTCAAAAGGAATAAACCTCCACAAATGTGTGACGtgttttctaaaagtttaaaCCGTTTTAACTCTTCATGGCTTTCTATACATATCTTGCGTGAGATGCAAGTGCAGCGGTCTATCTGTCTAAAAAATGCGCTgaatatgcgttctgtgtgaatggcttggttttgGTTTTAACCTAATCAAGATCTTCTCCGCATTGAGCTTCTATATTTCTCTAAAATTTTAAACGAATAACACAGCAGCGGTGCATCTCGTGGGCTagactaacaaaacattaaaatgcaacaacGTCACTTACAACATCACCGCATCTCGTGCGGCACTGATGACAGTCCCTGACACACAcctaacatttaaatgcaaacgtttatttttaattcaactaATATTCATTCTTTATTCACAATCTCCTCATCACAGGCAGGCACAGCACTCAATTCAGCATGttcttgtttgtgtgtgctttctGCGTCACTCATAGCACGTTCCTATATCGTGCactatatcaaacattttttataccGTTATCGAAGGTGTACCGTCGATAAATATCAATACCGTTTTATCGCCCAGGCCTAGTCTACCCACAGCAAAAGAAcgagaaaaacacagacaatgGCTAAGCAAAAAAATTCTAGAAAAATAGAACAAGATGACAAACCACTTTATATCCAATATTACTTTTAGTATCTCTagttctaaaataacactttgaCAAACTAGTAACAGTGGCTTGGATGTCTTTCagaatattaaaggggtcatcttggtgcataaagaagatctgtaaagttgcaaagactaaattctcAAACCTCAAATTCTCAAAAAAGAGACTTAATAAAAGTTCAGAGTCAACCACACCCACCTAAAATGGCTGGTTCTAATACGCCCCCACGattatgtcactatgtgggaagatttgcataacgccacacaaatgttcacgcaaagaaataaggcataactttgattcttgcttttGCCGCCGGTGCCATGTTGAGGAGATGCTGTTTCATTATGAAatcgaaaatactttgtttggccttccaaaagaggacacaactagaaatcagtggttaagttgtatttacaacactgttccatagggctgcacaatatatcGAAATGATTGAAATATCGCAAATGTAAATATCGCAATATGCATATTGCAAGGGCATGCGAtatctgaataattttaataataggctacttaaaacattgcaaaatgtcaaaatttcaGTTCGATGCATATAGCAGAGAATAGCTAGACgttaaaaaaaagagttaagtGCAATAAGTTGCAGAAAACTACTCTTGCTGTCTGACTCGCACCTGAAGTGCACGCACAAGCCACATCTTGCACAGCGTCTCTTCAGTACTACCACACACATGCAAAGCGCACGGATACACAAAGAGAGAGACACGTTTCAGACGAAGCACAAACACTGAGCTGATTCATCTTTCGTGTCTTCTCCTcatgtttgaacagacacatacacacagaattgtCAATAGTAACCGTCTCGACGATTGTTCTTGGAAACGCAGacagttatgttttaaatgaatgtaaacagctgagaaataaatcggatgtgtatcattatactggatccgtgctgtcggttttaaagggacagcagcctataaatacctgctgcTGAATATGttactaatgttaatcaaacaacaaaacagctataacaaagattaatctaaatttaattcatacagtgaacacaatacagtgttattttacacttaatcattaaatttctgtacctgaatacaactgtttattttatttatgcttttaaattgtactttatttttctttcttttttttttttttactgtctgttcacttgcctttaatcatgtttgaactttctcagactatagtttttttgtggtatatgaagaagtatttaaagtgtatggaaagcaaagttGCAATGATATGAAATtagtgtcatttttttgtttgtatgtttacacttatgttaaaatgacattttctgatttgtgacattactttttatgtaatactgttggtcactttcagaagttataaTGATTCTTTCTTTTCCAGGAAAGGAAGTGAAACAAATTggttacataattttcatttttaaatattttaaaatataattgaaattgattttacacactttaatCAATATTGTATCGCATATCGCATTTAACAAGGTATCGCATATCGCATTTTCTTcaatattgcacagccctactgttccagaacagttcaacccaaatatttagtgtgcagtacattttatggaggactgtttcctgatcctgggagagaagactacaatgccagctgttctgaccgagcggcaacctcccgctctctctcgtgaagccaatgaGGAAGTgaataaaactgcaattcatcgactggctgctTGAGTTTAATGAGTTTTCTTGTTTGTGTCTTGTCTCTGGCCAATCAGATCACACCTCTCTtatcagaccgatgagctttgaataaaacaacgcgtttcagaaaggcagggcatagaggagaaacaataatgtacaggatgtggaaaataatgtgttttttgaaccttaaaccacataaacacaattacaccaaatacacaaaataatgttatttttagcaacatcatatgacccatttaacaAGATGCTAAATCAATAATACACACATAAGCCGAAAAAGTGACTCCAGAATGCACACCTGCTAGGGTTGGGTGATGTCTACAAATTTGGCATCGGACCACGTCTACAATGATAAATCATGATGGACAATGACATTGGCGGGGTGGGGTTGGGTCTGGATGGGGGATCGGTTGTGCCTGAAGCGTGAATTATAAGAGAAAACAACTAACGATtactaacaccgtgtctacactaaATGCAAGCAGcacgacaaaatactatagaaccattgatctataatagagattcaTAAGGGCCtctcgcaccgcaggaaccttttcatagtacaagaactaattgtggaaccaCCGACTTTTTGGCATTTTCGCACCGCCGGAACTGGGTACGATTTCCAAACACatacgaaaacgccctcacccaccATGATTTAAAAAGCCGTGTACACAtgctgtaaacattgtgtcaacttatttcgcaagtatggagaacagcgatagatggacgaacactgaagtgcaggcacttgtagcaaatgtagcactgtcagttgtcgttggagaatcttagtcctcctttccgttctttcaatcgctttacataTACATTGAagttccatgtccattattgtaaaacccgcgagacacaacaaaaacacagctccgatcacaacGTCCCCCATCCTCCTGTTGtaaacgttgttcttctttgttttttgttgttgaacgCCGTGCACAAATGAAGTcactgtcgaccggcttacgtcacttcctagtacacactgtcggtgcaaatgcaaccctttaaatggtactgggaaatagtttgcgAAAACTCATCCCAGTAGTTTAGTAccgtacatttagttctggaactaaagcggtgcgaaaggccctatatagagatcagtcaatagaactcattataatcagtgacgctgtctacactggatgcggtgcgACACCACAAATCCCCCGAaagtaaactgctgctgtgttctaCTTATGACTTGCTGacacaaattttaaatgattttcaacagtcaCGTTTTATATGCAATTCcaaatctcgaaagtgaaagtgaaactaaaaagtgcattcaaaaaaaagggcggggtggggggggggtgatcCCGATGCCAGCTGAACAccgtgatgtctatcagccatcggcaATGGACGATGGCATcatctatcggcccaaccctaacACCTACTTTGTAGCCGCATGTATTACCACAACAGGATGTGCATTCATTTACTATAATTTAACAGTCCAACATAATTAAATCATACCTAATATAACAATTACCTTCTGTGAGGTTTCCCGTTTCCTTTTATcttcctttttccttttcttgtctTCCATGAACTGCTGTTCCCTTTCCTGATGCTCCTTTCTACAAAAATCAttaattactgtttaaaaaaaacaatttttgtcaAAACAAACATGCTGAACTGAAAAAGcttctcaaaaatatatataggcctattttttgtCTATGTAAGCACAatcaaatatctgaaaaaaacaGTTTCGTTGAGTATCACCTTCAACCAGTCCAGTTGGCTGTTACCAAACCAAATGCTTAAGTGCGGGAACAAACACATTATCACTAAATCACAAATCACTGGTATGCTGTTTTAGGCTCAGCCTGAGTTTGCATATGCCATGCATTAAAAGGGATGCCGATTAAAATCAAACATGATCTTCATAATGGGAGAAACTCCTGCTGCTATCCGTCTGTGAGCCTGCAGTTGGCAGGGCAGAGTTGTCGGACAGGGGCTCCCTTCACCCGCCCATTTCCTCCGGTGCAGTATTTGATATGATATTAACGTTACATACATTCCATACGTCAGCTATTCGAACGATTCGTGCAAAAACAAGTATCAAAACGAATTTAACGGCAAAAACTTCGTATGTCGTATGCTTTTGTGGTCCTGCCAAACTCGGAACACGTTACCGAGTTAGCTAGTTTGTTAGCAAGATAAAACCGACACATACGAAACGTAAATTTCAGGTAGTTTTGTTAATTCCCGTCAGAAGCCGCCGGCTATTTGCATACGGATCACAAGAAAAATCAAAAGGGTAAGCAACTGTCAAAACCAGACATGCATAACGCATTTGGTCAGATATTGGAAGCAGTAGCGAGCCAGGACTATAAATCGAGGATACACTGCTTACCAAATCATAAAGCCACCTCATATTTGTTTACATCTAATGCCAACATTGTCTAGATTAATTAGTAAGGTACTAAATACGCACGGGTATGTTTTTACGATCGACCGGCGGAAAGCTAAACTTGCTTTCCAGACCAGACAGATGCTAACTAGCTGGCTAGCTAACGTTAGTTAAACTAGCAACCGAGCTAGTGGCTAACAGATGTCGACGAGGAAAAACTGTATCACGCATAAACGCTTTCACGCTACTGCGGTTTTTCAAATGCATGCGACTGTCAATAGTAATAAACAACATGTTatataattttctctttaaaacaaAGGTCTTAACTTACCTCAGGAATTACATCCACCGCAGCTAGTCTTCTAGCTACAGCTAAAGTGCTTAAGTGCGAATTTCTGGGGTTTGAGGCAACGTGAAATACAACACTCCATCAAAATCTAGTAGCTAGTCATGAAAACACTCCTTCTATagtctttaaatatgaaatacgATAATGTAAACGAATGAGACGGAATCTATGTTTAAAGCGATGTGAATTCAGTTGGTTGTCGGTCGGCCATCTTACTGCTCGGTGTGAATGTGTTGTGTGTCTGGACAGATCTGACGGAAGGGGGGCAGCCGAGGGAGATTTTTGACCTTCAATATTAAAAGTCCAGTAACTCTTTAATTGGCagtttctataataataaaaaaattaaccgtTTATTTTGAAGTCTAGCACTTTTTGCATGGTTGTTCATTGCGCATAAAGTACACAAGGCACATAATTTTCATGCATCATGCATGGCTACCTTCgtctatttaccttttttttgttgcaaaaacatCCATTTGATGcggtacaataaaaaaaaaattaagtacaacAGATTtacaagcacatttaaaaaaatagatttttattttgacattgtaataaaaatattaaagacaaaaagaaaaaaatacttatttaatctTTTGCCTACCCACTGTATAAAACTGTCCACTGTATAAAACAATCATGATTAATTCATGGTTTCCAGTCATGTTTTATAACGCAGAATGAAACAATAATAAGGCCACAATcagtgttgttggtttttttttttttttttggtttttttagacttttatttcagctgattTTTATGCTCTTGTGGTGTCTTGGGGGTCCCTGGATCCAAGTTTCAGCatcattttaagcataaaatgtTGTTTGAAATATGATTTTAGTGCACTTTAAATATCTGAGTTAAAAAAACGCAAACCAAGTTTTGGTACATCATTAGTAATGTTTTCATCAGTACAGATTACATTGTTTTCATGAGTATAGTTTATTTTCCATAGTGTTCAACAAGAATGTTTAACCACATGTTTATTCTTGACTCAGAAAAATATGGCCCCAAGAAAAAAAGGCGAGAAGAAAGGGAATACAGAGGAGGTTATGGAAACAAAGGAGCCACAACATTCTGGTGCAGGACCATCAGATGGCAGCAGCAGAGAAGAAAAAACGTCACGGAAAAGGAAGATAAAgccaaagaaaaaatacataggTGCTCACGTCTCAATATCAGGTGAGCATACAAGCTTTTTTTCTAAATACGGTGTTTGTGCTGAACgcatatcaattttaaaaatattcttagGAGGAATATGGAAGGCAGTCGAATCAAGTGTGGCCATAGGAGGTCATGCTTTTGCCCTTTTCTTGGGCTCCCAGCGCTCCTGGACGAGACCAGCCCTTGATACAGCAGCTGCAGTTAAATTTCAAGAAGCCTGTGCTCAACATGGCTTTGATCCGATACACATCCTTCCACATGGATCTTATTTGATGAACTGCGGTTCCCCCAAAGAAGGTTTGTGCGCTGACTGTACCCAATGTGTGGTTCTGTGCATGCGCCAAATACTGAAGCCACATATTCAAAAACAGCTCAGTTGATTAATCAATTTTCAGTCCTATAATAAGTACTCTAGGCTGCATATGTTTTGTATATAAGACTGTATGTCAGATGACTCTGCGTTTTTTAATCCAGACGTGTTCAGTAAGAGCCAGACCATGCTTGTGGATGAACTGAGTCGCTGCAGTGCACTGGGCCTCAGCCAGTTTAACTTTCACCCTGGAGCTTCTCTAGAC
This region of Cyprinus carpio isolate SPL01 chromosome B12, ASM1834038v1, whole genome shotgun sequence genomic DNA includes:
- the si:ch211-141o9.10 gene encoding probable endonuclease 4 isoform X1 — its product is MPIKIKHDLHNGRNSCCYPSVSLQLAGQSCRTGAPFTRPFPPKNMAPRKKGEKKGNTEEVMETKEPQHSGAGPSDGSSREEKTSRKRKIKPKKKYIGAHVSISGGIWKAVESSVAIGGHAFALFLGSQRSWTRPALDTAAAVKFQEACAQHGFDPIHILPHGSYLMNCGSPKEDVFSKSQTMLVDELSRCSALGLSQFNFHPGASLDSTPEKCMEKIAQAINHAHQQTPAVITVLENMSGQGSTIGGQYSELRSIIDRVRDKTRVGVCLDTCHAFAAGYDISPPGGVKNILDEFDSVVGLQYLRAIHLNDSKGKLGCHLDRHEDIGCGQIGITAFREIVNEPRLDNIPLILETPGRPGFEYAEQIELLYSLCEKKTKN